Genomic DNA from Modestobacter versicolor:
CCCCAGGTGGTCGACCTGCAGGGTCTGCTCCGCGCCGTCGACGGTGAGCGCGCGCCGGCCGAACGAGGCGCCGGCGTTGTCGGCGAGCACGTCGATCCGCGGGAACCGGCCCCGCAGCTCCGCCGCCAGCCGCCGGACGTCGTCCAGCCAGGCGAAGTCCGCGGTCAGGCCCAGCGCGCCGTCCAGCTCGCCGGCGACGGCGGCGGTCTTCTCCGCCGACCGGCCGACGACGACCACCCGCGCGCCGCCCCGGTGCAGCCGGCGGGCCGCCGCCGCCCCGATGCCGTCACTGGCCCCGGTGACGACGACGACCGGCCCGCCGTCGGTCAGTTCTTCGGCTCGACGAGGACGATGGGGATCTTCCGGTCGGTCTTCTCCTGGTAGTTCGCGTAGTCGCGGTAGGCGGCCACGGCCCGCTCCCACCACTGCGCGTACTCGTCGCCCTCGACCTCGCGGGCGACGCCGTCCCACACCCGGTCGCCGTCCTGCACGGTCACCTCGTCGGGGTGCGCCTTGAGGTTGAAGTACCAGGTGGGGTGCTTCGGGGCGCCACCCTGCGAGGCGACCATCGCGTAGACGCCGTCGTGCTCGACCCGCATGAGCGGGTTCTTGCGGATCTTGCCGCTCTTGGCGCCGCGGGTGGTGTAGACGACGACCGGCTCGGTGCGGTTGGGCAGCGTGCCGCCCTCCCGGCCACCGGTGCGCT
This window encodes:
- a CDS encoding nitroreductase family deazaflavin-dependent oxidoreductase: MPLEGEYEPSPEKWVRDQVELYERTGGREGGTLPNRTEPVVVYTTRGAKSGKIRKNPLMRVEHDGVYAMVASQGGAPKHPTWYFNLKAHPDEVTVQDGDRVWDGVAREVEGDEYAQWWERAVAAYRDYANYQEKTDRKIPIVLVEPKN